A region of the Chryseobacterium cucumeris genome:
GCTGTATCCTGTATCACCGGAACAGAAAGTCCCTCTGCACGGACAACAGAAATATCTGTCATCCCCATAAAGCCTAGAGTTTGTTTTAAGTAAGGAACTACAAAATCATAAGATTGTCTTTCTCCTTCAGAATACACACCACCACTTGAAAAGGCAAGATATACTTTTTTATTTTTCACCAGGCCTTCAGGACCGTTTTCGCTATAGCTGAATGTTTTTCCTGCTCTGGCAATATGATCAAGCCATGATTTTAATGTAGAAGTGATACTGAAGTTGTAAAGGGGAGCTTCAATAATGATAATGTCAGCCTCATGTAATTCATCAATTACCGTGTCTGAAAGTTTTACGATTTCCTGCTGTTCAGAAGTGCGGTTTTCAGCTGGAGTAAAAAATGCATTGATATGAGCTTCTTCCAGATGGGGAAAAAGCGGATTGGTCAAATCACGCTTTTTAAAAACGCTGTCAGGATACTTTGCTGCAATTTTTTCT
Encoded here:
- a CDS encoding FMN-dependent NADH-azoreductase produces the protein MKRVLHIISSPRSESSISKKLGHAVVEKIAAKYPDSVFKKRDLTNPLFPHLEEAHINAFFTPAENRTSEQQEIVKLSDTVIDELHEADIIIIEAPLYNFSITSTLKSWLDHIARAGKTFSYSENGPEGLVKNKKVYLAFSSGGVYSEGERQSYDFVVPYLKQTLGFMGMTDISVVRAEGLSVPVIQDTALQKGIESIVVE